Proteins encoded within one genomic window of Humulus lupulus chromosome 1, drHumLupu1.1, whole genome shotgun sequence:
- the LOC133814539 gene encoding probable DNA helicase MCM9 isoform X2, which yields MKFNQFWNEFKDTPLKGRNAILQGVCPQIFGLFTVKLAVALTLIGGVQHVDASGTKVGDRIGKEHCKGNLQESNGGI from the exons ATGAAATTCAATCAATTTTGGAACGAGTTTAAGGATACCCCTTTGAAAG GGAGAAATGCAATATTACAAGGTGTTTGTCCACAAATTTTTGGACTCTTCACTGTAAAGCTTGCAG TTGCATTAACACTTATTGGAGGTGTGCAACATGTTGATGCTTCTGGAACCAAG gttggggatcgaattggcaaggagcattgcaaaggtaatttgcaagag agTAACGGTGGAATATGA
- the LOC133814539 gene encoding uncharacterized protein LOC133814539 isoform X1 — MKFNQFWNEFKDTPLKGRNAILQGVCPQIFGLFTVKLAVALTLIGGVQHVDASGTKVGDRIGKEHCKGNLQELLNPDKKQDFSKRTTSNTNSLEMDKSWIHLNRVTVEYEQKAREFALA; from the exons ATGAAATTCAATCAATTTTGGAACGAGTTTAAGGATACCCCTTTGAAAG GGAGAAATGCAATATTACAAGGTGTTTGTCCACAAATTTTTGGACTCTTCACTGTAAAGCTTGCAG TTGCATTAACACTTATTGGAGGTGTGCAACATGTTGATGCTTCTGGAACCAAG gttggggatcgaattggcaaggagcattgcaaaggtaatttgcaagag ttgttaaacccagacaaaaaacaagattttagtaagagaacaacatcaaatacaaattcattggagatggataaaagttggatccatcttaatag agTAACGGTGGAATATGAGCAAAAAGCTAGAGAGTTTGcacttgcttga
- the LOC133814556 gene encoding FH protein interacting protein FIP2-like gives MEEINVVLSRKEDEEDLTNELTRIDIIKCIQSEKVRFRGVKLSGLDLSKLDLSYVDFSHACLRDVFFSRANLQCAKFQNVDAEGAIFHNAILQECEFTGANLRGALLAGANLKSANLQGKLSTL, from the exons ATGGAGGAAATCAATGTTGTCTTAAGTAGAAAGGAGGATGAAGAAGATTTAACTAATGAACTAACACGAATTGATATCATCAAATGTATACAGTCGGAAAAAGTTAGATTTCGAGGTGTTAAACTTTCTGGCCTTGATCTTTCAAAACTG GATTTGTCTTATGTGGACTTCAGCCATGCTTGTCTTAGAGATGTATTCTTCTCACGTGCAAACCTACAGTGTGCCAAGTTCCAG AATGTGGATGCTGAGGGTGCGATCTTTCATAATGCAATTTTGCAAGA ATGTGAATTTACAGGGGCCAATCTGCGCGGAGCTTTATTAGCTGGTGCTAATCTTAAGAGTGCAAACCTACAAGGAAAACTCTCTACACTCTGA